A single genomic interval of Dysidea avara chromosome 8, odDysAvar1.4, whole genome shotgun sequence harbors:
- the LOC136263990 gene encoding NEDD8 yields the protein MLIKVKTLTGKEIEIDIEPTDKVERIKERVEEKEGIPPPQQRLIFSGKQMNDEKTAAEYKIQGGSVLHLVLALRGGH from the exons ATGCTTATCAAAGTAAAG ACTCTCACTGGCAAAGAGATAGAGATTGATATTGAACCAACGGACAAG GTGGAAAGAATCAAAGAGAGGGTGGAGGAGAAGGAAGGAATACCACCACCTCAACAGAGATTGATATTTAGCGGGAAACAAAT GAATGATGAGAAGACAGCCGCAGAGTACAAGATACAAGGTGGATCAGTGTTACATCTTGTGTTAGCACTGAGGGGTGGACATTGA